In SAR324 cluster bacterium, one DNA window encodes the following:
- a CDS encoding rhamnulokinase: MVQKQAYIALDCGAESARVMVGILHQRQLQLEEIHRFPTGSISVGESLRWDVLQIFEELRIGVRKAAQLNLPIASLSADSWGLDFVLIRDQEPILTPPRHYRDPRNLVSYKKVCKQLGEDFIFEETGIQFMPINTIYQLAAAQEECPELLTFANKLIPMGDWFNYMFSGVAVGDASMVSTTQLYNPRKHEWSKPLIDALGLPYDLFPEIVPCGSILGQINEQVAESTGLASNTKVIASCSHDTGAAVVGTPAQSEQKDWAYLSSGTWSLLGIELAAPVITSKSRQYNFTNEVGLNHSIRLLKNISGLWVIQECRRKWAREGCSYDYSTLTEMASVASSLRSLINPNDPRFATIGEMPEKIAAYCIESKQPVPENHGAFVRSSLESLSLSYRKVLDELEETTGKSLRTLHIVGGGSKNKLLNQLAANATGRRVLSGPSEATAIGNVLIQSLALGHLSSLSEIRQTVRNSFEIEEYLPQDQSIWEKAYQRYLKLP; encoded by the coding sequence ATGGTTCAAAAACAAGCTTATATTGCGCTGGATTGTGGTGCCGAAAGCGCTCGTGTAATGGTTGGAATTCTCCATCAACGACAACTTCAGCTAGAGGAAATTCATCGTTTTCCAACAGGTAGCATCTCTGTTGGAGAGTCTCTCCGTTGGGATGTCCTACAAATCTTTGAAGAACTCCGTATTGGTGTACGCAAGGCAGCTCAGCTCAACTTGCCAATTGCCAGTTTGAGTGCTGATTCATGGGGACTCGATTTTGTTCTTATTCGTGATCAAGAACCCATTCTTACTCCCCCACGGCACTATCGGGACCCACGCAATCTGGTCTCATACAAGAAGGTTTGTAAGCAACTCGGTGAAGATTTTATTTTTGAGGAAACTGGCATTCAGTTCATGCCAATCAATACAATCTATCAGCTCGCTGCTGCCCAAGAAGAGTGCCCTGAGTTGCTGACCTTTGCTAATAAACTGATCCCAATGGGTGATTGGTTCAACTACATGTTCTCTGGAGTCGCAGTGGGAGATGCTTCCATGGTTAGTACAACTCAGCTTTATAATCCCCGCAAGCATGAATGGTCTAAGCCGCTGATTGATGCCCTTGGATTGCCCTATGATCTTTTCCCAGAAATTGTACCCTGTGGATCGATACTCGGGCAAATTAATGAACAAGTTGCAGAGAGTACAGGCCTAGCAAGCAACACCAAAGTGATTGCAAGTTGCTCACATGACACAGGAGCAGCCGTAGTCGGTACTCCCGCACAAAGTGAACAAAAAGACTGGGCCTATCTTAGCTCTGGGACATGGTCCCTGTTAGGAATTGAATTGGCGGCACCTGTGATCACTTCCAAGAGCCGCCAGTACAACTTCACAAACGAGGTAGGATTAAACCATAGTATTCGTTTACTTAAAAATATCAGTGGTTTATGGGTTATACAGGAGTGTCGTCGCAAGTGGGCAAGAGAGGGGTGTTCTTACGATTATTCTACTCTCACCGAAATGGCATCGGTGGCATCCTCTCTACGATCTCTAATTAATCCCAACGATCCTCGGTTTGCTACAATCGGTGAAATGCCTGAAAAAATAGCAGCCTACTGTATTGAATCGAAACAACCCGTTCCTGAAAATCATGGAGCCTTTGTTCGGAGTTCACTGGAAAGTCTTTCGCTCTCATATCGAAAGGTACTTGATGAACTTGAGGAAACAACGGGGAAAAGCCTGCGAACGCTCCACATTGTTGGTGGCGGATCCAAGAACAAACTCCTGAATCAGCTAGCAGCCAATGCCACTGGACGTAGGGTCCTCAGTGGCCCGTCCGAAGCAACTGCAATTGGGAATGTTCTGATTCAAAGTCTTGCCCTCGGACATTTGAGTTCACTCTCAGAAATACGCCAAACTGTCCGAAACTCTTTTGAAATTGAAGAATATCTTCCCCAGGATCAATCGATCTGGGAAAAGGCCTATCAACGTTACCTGAAATTACCATGA
- a CDS encoding amidohydrolase family protein codes for MEFWDPHFHIWDISLKTASGHDCNVLFAPHGQEIYGIQDFEKDLKTYGVHLTGGVFVEAVSVCHIDLSGDDYAKYCLAETKWVSEQISRSTKDYYIVATLALEDPNCSKHLAKIAQNPIVVGIRQILNHQPSWPRNERLGNLLDNPAWCAGFEKLKDFELIFDLQINPHQFKQAARLSERNPEIPLVLGHLGSPILQDLTTGKIYWEGIKALADLPQNSVKLSMLSYIDKDWQNNPLVEDTVLKIIDIFGVDRCFFASNFPVELNDGWPAERLFGALRGLVKSLSPNDQKKLFSENAKRVYKTYS; via the coding sequence ATGGAATTTTGGGATCCTCATTTTCACATTTGGGATATTTCATTGAAAACTGCCAGTGGACACGACTGCAATGTTCTGTTTGCTCCACATGGCCAGGAAATTTATGGAATTCAGGATTTTGAGAAAGACTTAAAGACCTATGGTGTTCATTTAACCGGAGGAGTCTTTGTCGAGGCAGTCAGTGTTTGCCATATTGATCTTAGTGGTGATGACTATGCTAAGTACTGCTTAGCGGAGACCAAGTGGGTCTCCGAGCAAATTAGTCGGTCAACAAAAGATTATTATATTGTCGCAACCTTGGCCCTCGAAGACCCAAATTGTTCAAAACATCTCGCCAAAATTGCTCAAAATCCAATAGTAGTAGGGATTCGACAAATCTTGAACCATCAGCCTTCTTGGCCAAGAAATGAACGCTTGGGGAATTTGCTTGATAATCCAGCATGGTGTGCTGGATTCGAAAAACTTAAAGATTTTGAACTCATCTTTGATTTGCAAATCAACCCTCATCAATTTAAGCAAGCAGCAAGATTATCTGAAAGAAATCCTGAAATCCCATTAGTCCTTGGACATCTCGGAAGTCCAATCTTACAAGACTTAACCACTGGAAAAATTTACTGGGAGGGAATTAAAGCTCTAGCTGATCTGCCTCAAAACTCTGTAAAGCTTTCCATGCTGTCCTACATTGATAAAGATTGGCAGAACAACCCCCTTGTGGAGGATACGGTTTTAAAAATTATTGATATCTTCGGGGTTGATCGCTGTTTTTTTGCCTCAAATTTTCCTGTTGAATTAAATGATGGTTGGCCAGCAGAAAGGCTATTTGGTGCATTAAGAGGTTTAGTCAAATCACTTAGTCCAAATGATCAAAAAAAACTCTTCTCTGAAAATGCAAAACGAGTTTACAAAACCTACTCATAA
- a CDS encoding L-rhamnose mutarotase, with product MNQQFAWVLEVRPGYEDEYKKRHDEIWPEMVDMLRKAGVRNYSIFRHGLTLFGYFETENLEQTIAAINASDVNRHWGEHMTPIMKIEIDSQKNFPFLLPLQWHMD from the coding sequence ATGAATCAACAATTTGCATGGGTTTTAGAAGTACGTCCTGGCTATGAGGATGAATACAAAAAGCGTCATGATGAAATATGGCCAGAAATGGTTGACATGCTTCGAAAGGCAGGAGTTCGAAACTACTCCATTTTTCGGCATGGCCTGACACTTTTTGGCTATTTTGAAACGGAAAACTTGGAGCAAACAATTGCAGCGATCAACGCTAGTGATGTGAATAGACACTGGGGTGAGCATATGACTCCAATTATGAAGATCGAAATAGATTCTCAGAAAAACTTCCCATTCTTGCTGCCACTACAGTGGCATATGGACTGA
- a CDS encoding phytanoyl-CoA dioxygenase family protein — protein MNMIEEYQQVGFTCIEGLFNKEEVHDLQLATDELIEQSRSHITSDEKFDLEHNHSSQKPRVQRIKVPHEQHPIFAEAVRKPKILEILSKLIGENIRFRNSKLNIKEAHGGAAVDWHQDWAFYPHTNADLLAVGIMIDDIDENNAPLMIVPGSHRGKTLNHHFQGVFSGSVNPDSENIDLSTAVKLTGSAGSASFHHVKALHGSSPNFSNRPRRLLLFEYASADAWPLVDFAVYGDFQEFEEKIVLGKGTLHPRSEPEHIIMPFPRPPNPDSIYRIQEFRRQSSPPTTELQREVV, from the coding sequence ATGAATATGATCGAGGAGTATCAGCAAGTGGGCTTTACCTGTATTGAAGGCCTGTTTAACAAAGAAGAAGTTCATGATCTTCAACTTGCCACAGATGAATTGATTGAACAATCAAGGAGTCACATAACTTCCGATGAAAAATTTGACCTGGAACACAATCACTCTAGCCAGAAACCGAGGGTCCAGAGAATCAAGGTGCCTCACGAACAACATCCTATTTTTGCAGAAGCTGTCAGAAAGCCTAAAATACTTGAGATCCTGAGCAAATTAATTGGTGAAAACATCCGCTTCAGGAACAGCAAGCTCAACATAAAAGAGGCTCATGGAGGTGCAGCTGTTGACTGGCATCAAGACTGGGCTTTTTATCCGCACACCAATGCCGATCTACTAGCAGTAGGCATTATGATTGATGATATTGATGAAAATAACGCTCCGCTGATGATTGTTCCGGGCAGCCATCGGGGCAAAACTCTGAACCATCACTTCCAAGGGGTGTTCAGTGGATCAGTTAATCCTGATTCTGAGAACATTGATCTTTCCACAGCAGTAAAGTTGACAGGTTCGGCTGGTTCAGCAAGTTTCCATCATGTCAAAGCCCTACATGGCTCTAGTCCAAATTTCTCAAATCGTCCACGTCGACTGCTCCTTTTTGAATACGCTTCTGCAGATGCCTGGCCTCTGGTTGATTTTGCAGTTTACGGAGACTTTCAAGAATTTGAAGAAAAGATTGTACTAGGGAAAGGTACTCTGCACCCTAGGAGCGAGCCTGAACATATCATCATGCCGTTTCCACGCCCTCCGAATCCCGATTCGATTTATCGGATTCAGGAGTTTAGAAGGCAGTCTTCACCACCAACAACTGAGCTTCAACGGGAAGTTGTATGA